The following proteins are co-located in the Maridesulfovibrio sp. genome:
- the carB gene encoding carbamoyl-phosphate synthase large subunit, producing the protein MPKRTDIKKIMLIGSGPIVIGQACEFDYSGTQALKALKEEGYEVILVNSNPATIMTDPVLADRTYIEPIEPGTIAKIIEKERPDALLPTLGGQTALNTALAVAEMGVLDKFGVELIGASVEVIEKAESRELFRAAMEKIGLKVPTSRIARNLDDVRRCGKEISFPIIIRPAFTLGGTGGGVAYNMDDLEEIAMKGIAASLQNEVMLEESILGWKEYELEVMRDRKDNCVIICSIENIDPMGVHTGDSITVAPAQTLTDVEYQMLRDASLAIMREIGVETGGSNVQFAINPENGELAIIEMNPRVSRSSALASKATGFPIAKIAAKLAVGYTLDEIPNDITRETMASFEPTIDYCVIKIPRFTFEKFPGSEDFLTTAMKSVGETMAIGRTFKECLQKGLRSLEVGMPGFGKVFEPSDIERDKLISLIRKPNSKRMFYLREAFLAGMTLEEIFDITKIDPWYLHQLEDLVTFEKELRQFSLETGLYSGDGRVPVMFKKAKEYGYSDPQLATMWRETEENVRSFRKKLGLVPTYYLVDTCAAEFEAYTPYFYSTYESGQEAESMPERKVMILGGGPNRIGQGIEFDYCCCHSAFALEDMGVKSIMVNSNPETVSTDYDTSDRLYFEPLTYEDVLNIIEFEKPEGVIVQFGGQTPLNLAIPLLKAGVNILGTSPDAIDRAEDRERFQALLKKLDLKQPPNGTAMSLDDAKAIAERLGYPLVLRPSYVLGGRGMDIVYSDEEFDSYFREAAVVSPQHPILIDKFLENAVEVDVDALADGEQTYVAGVMEHIEEAGIHSGDSACVLPPHTLSDEIVKEIERQTVALAEELEIVGLMNIQFAVKDGDIYIIEVNPRASRTVPFVSKATGIQLAKMATKVMLGEKLKDLDPWSKRKEGFYSVKEAVFPFNRFPNVDVMLGPEMRSTGEVMGMDYTPGLAFMKAQLGAGIKLPLEGTVFISVKDRDKEAILPTARNFERLGFKILATGGTADFLFEQGIATKKILKVNEGRPHVVDYIKNGDIDLLINTPSGKQTVSDSKEIRQTTLLYGLAYTTTVAGAHAMSLAIEEQRGKGLDVQCLQRYHDM; encoded by the coding sequence ATGCCTAAACGCACTGATATCAAGAAAATTATGCTTATCGGCTCCGGGCCGATTGTCATTGGTCAGGCCTGCGAGTTTGACTATTCCGGTACTCAGGCTCTCAAAGCCCTTAAAGAAGAGGGGTACGAAGTTATTCTCGTTAACTCTAACCCCGCAACCATCATGACCGATCCCGTCTTAGCGGATCGAACATATATTGAACCCATCGAACCCGGCACCATTGCCAAAATCATTGAAAAAGAACGACCGGATGCACTGCTGCCTACTCTTGGCGGACAGACCGCACTTAATACCGCGCTTGCTGTTGCAGAAATGGGAGTGCTTGATAAATTCGGTGTTGAATTGATCGGTGCTTCTGTTGAGGTAATTGAAAAAGCCGAGAGCCGCGAGCTTTTCCGTGCAGCCATGGAAAAAATCGGCCTTAAGGTTCCTACCAGTCGTATTGCCCGCAACCTTGATGATGTCCGCCGCTGCGGTAAGGAAATCAGTTTTCCCATCATCATCCGTCCTGCCTTTACCCTTGGTGGTACCGGCGGCGGTGTTGCTTACAACATGGATGATCTGGAAGAGATCGCCATGAAGGGTATTGCTGCCAGCCTTCAGAACGAGGTTATGCTCGAAGAATCCATCCTCGGCTGGAAGGAATACGAGTTGGAGGTCATGCGTGACCGTAAGGATAACTGCGTAATCATCTGTTCCATTGAAAACATCGACCCCATGGGTGTGCATACCGGGGACTCCATCACCGTTGCTCCTGCACAGACTTTGACCGATGTTGAATATCAGATGCTCAGGGATGCATCTCTCGCTATTATGCGTGAAATCGGTGTTGAGACCGGTGGTTCAAACGTACAGTTTGCAATCAACCCGGAAAACGGAGAGCTGGCCATTATCGAAATGAACCCGCGTGTATCCCGTTCTTCCGCACTTGCTTCCAAAGCAACCGGATTCCCCATTGCCAAGATCGCAGCGAAACTTGCGGTTGGTTACACCCTTGATGAGATTCCCAACGATATTACCCGCGAGACAATGGCTTCCTTCGAGCCGACCATTGACTATTGCGTAATCAAGATTCCCAGATTTACCTTTGAAAAATTCCCCGGTTCCGAAGATTTCCTGACCACCGCCATGAAGAGTGTCGGTGAGACCATGGCAATCGGCAGGACTTTTAAGGAGTGCCTGCAGAAAGGTCTGCGCTCTCTTGAAGTCGGAATGCCCGGTTTCGGTAAGGTCTTTGAGCCCAGCGATATCGAGCGCGATAAATTGATCAGCCTGATCCGTAAGCCAAATTCAAAGCGTATGTTCTACCTGCGTGAAGCTTTTCTCGCCGGTATGACCCTTGAGGAAATTTTCGATATCACCAAGATTGATCCCTGGTATCTGCACCAGCTTGAAGATCTTGTTACTTTTGAAAAAGAACTTCGCCAGTTCTCCCTTGAAACCGGACTTTATTCCGGTGACGGGCGGGTTCCGGTTATGTTCAAGAAAGCCAAGGAATACGGTTATTCCGATCCGCAGCTGGCAACAATGTGGAGAGAGACTGAAGAGAACGTCCGTAGTTTCAGGAAAAAACTCGGTCTGGTTCCCACATATTATTTGGTTGATACTTGTGCGGCGGAATTTGAGGCTTACACTCCTTATTTCTACTCCACTTATGAGTCCGGTCAGGAAGCAGAATCCATGCCTGAACGCAAGGTTATGATTCTTGGCGGTGGACCTAACAGGATCGGGCAGGGAATTGAGTTTGACTATTGCTGCTGTCACTCTGCTTTCGCATTGGAAGACATGGGCGTGAAGTCAATCATGGTTAACTCCAACCCCGAGACCGTCTCCACTGACTATGATACTTCCGACAGACTTTATTTTGAGCCGCTTACCTATGAAGATGTGCTCAACATCATTGAGTTTGAAAAACCTGAAGGGGTAATCGTGCAGTTCGGCGGTCAGACTCCTCTGAACCTCGCGATTCCGCTGCTTAAGGCCGGTGTTAATATTCTGGGTACTTCCCCGGATGCAATTGACCGTGCCGAAGACAGGGAAAGATTTCAGGCGCTGCTCAAGAAACTTGATCTCAAGCAGCCGCCGAACGGAACCGCCATGTCTCTCGATGACGCTAAAGCCATTGCTGAGCGTCTTGGTTATCCTTTGGTACTTCGTCCTTCCTATGTCCTCGGCGGACGTGGAATGGATATCGTATACAGTGACGAGGAATTTGATTCCTACTTCCGCGAAGCAGCGGTTGTTTCCCCGCAACACCCCATTCTCATTGACAAGTTCCTTGAGAATGCAGTTGAAGTTGACGTAGATGCCCTTGCTGACGGCGAACAGACTTATGTCGCAGGGGTGATGGAGCACATTGAGGAAGCCGGGATTCACTCCGGTGACTCTGCCTGTGTTCTGCCTCCGCACACCCTCAGCGATGAAATCGTTAAGGAAATTGAGCGTCAGACTGTAGCCCTTGCTGAAGAGCTTGAGATTGTCGGCTTGATGAACATTCAGTTCGCAGTCAAAGACGGTGATATCTACATCATCGAGGTTAACCCACGCGCCTCCAGAACCGTGCCTTTCGTAAGTAAGGCTACCGGTATCCAGCTGGCAAAGATGGCAACCAAAGTCATGCTCGGTGAAAAGCTCAAGGATCTCGATCCTTGGTCCAAGCGTAAAGAAGGTTTCTACTCCGTCAAGGAAGCAGTTTTCCCCTTTAACAGGTTCCCCAACGTAGACGTAATGCTTGGACCTGAAATGCGCTCCACCGGTGAGGTTATGGGTATGGATTATACTCCCGGCCTCGCGTTTATGAAAGCTCAGCTTGGTGCGGGAATAAAGTTGCCCCTTGAGGGAACCGTGTTCATCTCGGTGAAAGACAGGGACAAGGAAGCGATATTGCCTACTGCCAGAAATTTTGAAAGACTTGGTTTCAAGATACTGGCTACCGGCGGAACTGCAGATTTTCTGTTTGAACAGGGAATTGCAACTAAGAAGATTCTTAAGGTTAACGAAGGTCGTCCGCACGTTGTTGACTACATCAAGAACGGAGACATTGACCTTTTGATAAACACCCCGTCCGGTAAGCAGACTGTTTCTGACTCCAAGGAGATCAGGCAGACAACATTGCTTTACGGACTGGCATATACAACCACTGTCGCGGGTGCTCACGCCATGAGTCTGGCAATTGAGGAACAACGCGGTAAAGGGCTTGATGTGCAGTGCTTACAGCGCTATCACGATATGTAA
- a CDS encoding FeoA family protein yields the protein MIQTAEARPLSSYKSGMSVRVTGFDAGKCCRGRLLSMGIIPGTIVDIINNNGRMNIRVRSAQYAIGCEMAQKIMAIPVCDCNKCSAF from the coding sequence ATGATACAAACAGCAGAAGCAAGACCGCTATCCAGCTACAAAAGCGGAATGTCGGTCAGAGTAACCGGTTTTGATGCCGGGAAGTGCTGCCGCGGCAGACTTCTTTCCATGGGCATTATCCCCGGCACAATTGTTGACATCATCAACAATAACGGCCGTATGAATATACGAGTGCGCAGCGCGCAGTATGCCATCGGTTGCGAAATGGCCCAAAAGATCATGGCAATTCCGGTCTGTGACTGCAACAAATGCAGTGCATTTTAA
- a CDS encoding SlyX family protein, whose amino-acid sequence MSNIKSTEERIESLETALALQDQTVEELNKFIIAQQKQISDLEKKLLLMVSQMKDLKDAVAHASPQDDAPPPHYGQL is encoded by the coding sequence ATGAGTAATATAAAATCCACCGAAGAAAGAATAGAAAGTCTTGAAACTGCCCTCGCGCTTCAAGATCAGACAGTTGAAGAGCTGAACAAGTTCATCATCGCCCAGCAAAAACAGATATCCGATCTTGAGAAAAAACTCCTGCTCATGGTCAGTCAGATGAAGGACCTGAAAGATGCTGTTGCCCATGCTTCACCGCAGGATGACGCACCACCGCCCCACTACGGTCAGCTTTAA
- a CDS encoding zinc/iron-chelating domain-containing protein: MSDPFVCARCAAKGPTCCELTPGTEEVCFPVSEYERERIIECVPDSGGFALQVNTPVFIENLLRLFPGQRRRVKELFPPGGMHYRLEVDSNGKCLFLGSEGCVIPKEVRPLYCRLFPFWTNENGRITLLEVEKCLAQHENKTPGKLFKALGITQAEVRELHSRLRIAWGFVPHADD, from the coding sequence ATGAGCGATCCTTTTGTCTGTGCCAGATGTGCCGCCAAGGGGCCGACATGTTGTGAACTGACTCCGGGAACAGAGGAAGTTTGCTTCCCTGTCTCAGAATATGAACGGGAACGCATCATTGAGTGCGTTCCCGATTCCGGTGGGTTTGCTTTACAAGTAAATACGCCTGTTTTTATTGAAAATTTACTTCGACTTTTTCCGGGGCAACGCAGAAGAGTAAAAGAGCTTTTTCCCCCGGGTGGAATGCATTACCGGTTGGAAGTTGATTCCAATGGAAAATGTTTGTTTCTTGGTAGCGAGGGCTGTGTTATCCCCAAAGAAGTCCGGCCCTTGTATTGCCGGCTTTTTCCTTTTTGGACAAACGAAAATGGCAGAATTACACTTCTTGAAGTTGAAAAATGCCTCGCTCAGCATGAAAATAAGACTCCGGGCAAGCTTTTTAAAGCTCTTGGAATTACGCAGGCCGAAGTGCGAGAATTGCATAGCAGGCTGAGAATAGCTTGGGGCTTTGTTCCCCATGCAGATGACTGA
- the purF gene encoding amidophosphoribosyltransferase, protein MKKEYCGLFGIYGHPEAARMTYFGLYAMQHRGQESAGIVTWDGTSIREQKGMGLVADVFNERHLGKELKGDIGVGHIRYSTTGASLIRNAQPFLVKFGDLHLAIAHNGNLVNTLELRHELEAQGSIFQTTMDSEVFVHLIAKNLNGNTIEDAVMEACRKVKGAFSLLIMANDKLIAVKDPNGFRPLAIGRVGDNYTFASETCAFDLIDAEEIRPLNAGEMVVVEGGKLTSYTYCESAPKRQCIFELIYFARPDSTVFGEVVYERRKKMGAVLAEEQPVDVDFVMPFPDSGNYAAVGFSQQSGLPLELAMIRNHYVGRTFIQPSQDMRDFSVRVKLNPVKSMIKGKKIMIVEDSIVRGTTTRTRIKKLRELGAREIHMRVSCPPIRFPCYYGIDFSSKGELIAANSTEEEIARFLGLDSLHYLSIEGLLSSVEDKDSYCLACFNGDYPIAPCKGYGKMCLENEG, encoded by the coding sequence ATGAAAAAAGAATATTGCGGACTGTTCGGGATTTATGGACATCCCGAAGCAGCAAGAATGACATACTTTGGCCTTTACGCTATGCAGCATCGCGGACAGGAATCTGCCGGGATAGTTACATGGGATGGTACAAGCATCCGTGAGCAGAAGGGCATGGGCCTTGTTGCTGATGTTTTCAATGAACGTCATTTGGGTAAAGAACTTAAAGGCGACATTGGTGTCGGACATATCCGTTATTCCACTACCGGGGCTTCTCTGATCAGGAACGCGCAGCCTTTTCTCGTTAAATTCGGTGATCTGCATCTGGCGATCGCTCATAACGGAAACCTCGTAAACACCCTTGAACTGCGTCATGAGCTTGAGGCACAGGGATCAATTTTCCAGACTACCATGGATTCTGAGGTCTTTGTCCACCTGATTGCCAAGAATCTTAACGGTAATACAATTGAAGACGCTGTCATGGAGGCCTGCCGTAAGGTTAAGGGAGCATTCTCCCTGCTGATCATGGCTAATGATAAGCTTATTGCTGTTAAAGACCCCAACGGGTTCCGTCCGTTGGCTATCGGACGTGTAGGTGATAATTATACTTTTGCTTCTGAGACTTGTGCATTTGACCTGATTGATGCTGAGGAAATTCGTCCTCTAAATGCAGGTGAAATGGTCGTAGTGGAAGGCGGCAAACTGACTTCCTACACCTATTGCGAAAGCGCTCCTAAGCGTCAGTGTATTTTTGAGCTTATTTATTTCGCACGTCCTGACTCTACCGTTTTCGGTGAAGTTGTTTATGAAAGACGTAAGAAAATGGGTGCAGTTCTCGCAGAAGAACAGCCGGTTGATGTAGATTTCGTCATGCCTTTTCCTGACTCCGGTAACTATGCTGCTGTAGGTTTTTCCCAGCAGTCCGGTCTGCCGCTTGAGTTGGCGATGATTCGCAACCATTATGTAGGCCGTACTTTTATTCAGCCTTCTCAGGATATGCGCGATTTCAGCGTACGGGTTAAACTTAACCCGGTTAAATCCATGATCAAGGGTAAGAAAATTATGATCGTGGAAGATTCTATTGTCCGCGGAACAACTACCCGGACCAGAATCAAAAAGCTGCGTGAACTCGGTGCCCGTGAGATTCACATGCGGGTCAGCTGCCCGCCGATCCGCTTCCCTTGCTACTACGGTATTGATTTCTCTTCCAAAGGAGAGCTTATTGCCGCCAACAGCACTGAAGAGGAAATTGCACGTTTCCTCGGCCTTGATTCACTGCACTACCTGTCCATCGAAGGGCTGCTCAGTTCAGTGGAAGACAAGGATTCATACTGCCTTGCATGCTTCAACGGTGATTATCCCATTGCTCCCTGCAAGGGATATGGAAAAATGTGCCTTGAAAATGAAGGCTAA
- a CDS encoding response regulator gives MSLIEFSSVAKGYTKSPLGIIALFIVLVYGLAALVVGYGNNSNIEITPLIYFMSIFPVIVFFGFMWLVTKHHRKLYGPSDFKDEENFLKTQISSAALLAAAETKYSGDGKELNGNKIDEIVDLLISNVYQNKSREKWKNKILWVDDVPENNIYERQAFEAQGLEIRLALSTDEALTIMDQEKFAVVISDMGRAEGTQEGYVLLDKLRASNDNTPFIIYAGSNLPKHKRMARERGAQGSTNRANELFQLVMGFVNNGK, from the coding sequence GTGAGCTTAATTGAATTTTCTTCTGTAGCAAAAGGCTATACTAAAAGTCCGTTAGGTATAATAGCTCTTTTTATTGTCCTCGTATATGGCTTGGCAGCACTTGTTGTTGGATATGGAAACAACTCAAATATTGAGATCACTCCCTTGATTTATTTTATGAGTATTTTTCCTGTTATTGTATTCTTTGGTTTTATGTGGCTTGTCACAAAGCATCATCGAAAATTGTATGGTCCTTCAGATTTCAAAGACGAGGAAAATTTTTTGAAAACTCAAATTTCCTCCGCCGCTTTGTTAGCGGCAGCTGAAACCAAGTACTCTGGTGATGGTAAGGAATTAAATGGAAATAAGATTGATGAAATAGTTGATTTGCTGATTTCAAATGTTTATCAGAATAAGTCTAGAGAAAAATGGAAAAATAAAATTCTTTGGGTTGATGATGTGCCTGAAAATAATATTTATGAGCGTCAGGCTTTTGAGGCTCAAGGTCTTGAGATAAGGTTGGCTTTGTCTACTGATGAGGCTTTAACTATCATGGATCAGGAGAAATTTGCAGTTGTTATCTCTGATATGGGGCGTGCAGAAGGTACTCAAGAGGGATATGTTTTGCTGGATAAATTAAGGGCTTCAAATGATAACACTCCGTTCATTATTTATGCTGGGTCAAATCTGCCCAAACATAAGCGAATGGCTCGAGAAAGAGGTGCACAGGGTAGTACTAATAGAGCTAACGAGTTGTTTCAACTCGTGATGGGTTTTGTAAATAATGGAAAGTAG